The genomic DNA GCCGGATCCGCAAGATCGACGCGACCACCGGCGTCATCACCACGGTGGCGGGGAGCACTCCGGCGGGCGTCGCCGGCGGGTTCTCGGGCGACGGCGGCCCGGCGACGCTGGCGGAGTTGAACCGGCCGCTCGGCGTGTCGATCAACCTGCTGGGCGATCTCTTCATCGCCGACACGACCAACAACCGGATCCGTCGGGTGGATGCGACGGGCGTGATCAGCACTGTGGCGGGCGGCGGCTCGCCCTACCTGGACGACGGCAGCCCGGCCACCAGCGTGGCCTTGACCGGCCCGCCGGACGTGGTCGCCGACCCCAGCGGAGCCGGCTACTACATTGCCGACCCGGGATCGTTCCGGGTGCGGCGCGTGGGCAGCGACGGACTGATCAGCACCGTGGCGGGCACGCGCGAGCAGTCGGGATTCGCGGGGGACGGCGGGCCCGCGACCGTGGCGCTCCTGAACGGCCCGTACGGGGTCGGCCTTGACGCGGCCGGCACCGTGTACCTGTCGGACAGTCTGAACAACCGCGTTCGCCAGGTGACGGCCGCGAACCAGGCGCCGTCTTTTTTCGTCCACGAAGACGTCACCGTTGAGGCCGGCAGTGTGCGGGGCGGCCAGGTTCTCGCGACTGGTCCCGAGACCGCCGATGCCGTGGTCCTGTCCGCGGCCGGCCTCCCTGGATTTGCGGTGCTGACCGACCACGGCGACGGCACTGGGGTGGTGACGATCGCTCCGCCGGCCGGAGCGACCGGCACCTATTCAGCCATCGTGCTGAGCGCAAGCGACGGAGTCACGGCGGCGGCGGCTCCGATGACCATCACGGTCACGGCGGCCAACCAACCGCCTGACGGGGTCATCGACGCCCCGAGCGGGGACGTGACAATCGCGGCCGGGCAGAGCGTCACGTTCGCAGCCACGGGAAGCGATCCCGACAACAGCGTGCCATTGGCGTATCGGTGGACGTTTGGCGGCGGGGCGGCAGACCAGAGCGTGGAGGATCCGGGGGCGGTGGTGTTCCCCACCCCCGGGACGTACACCGTGACCTTCACCGTCACGGATGCGCTGGGCCTGGCCGATCCCACGCCGGCCGCGCGAGTCATCACGGTCCAAAGCGCGCCGCCTGCCGCGCCCACCGCGCTGTCGGCGCTCGATCAGACTGCGGATAACGGCGGCGCGATTGTCCTCGCGTGGACACCGTCGACCTCCGCGGGCGTCACCGAGCAGCGGATCTACCGCTCGCTCACGTCCGGGGGTTCATACTCGCTGGTGACGAGCCTGGCCGGGAACACGGCGAACAGTTACACCCACACGGGGTTAACGAACGGGGCAACCTACTACTATGTCGTCCGAGCGTTCAACGGCACGATTGAGTCGGGCGACAGCAATCAGGCGTCCGCAGCCCCGGTGGACAACCTCGCGCCGGCAGCACCAACCGGGGTGAGCGCGGCCGACGCGGCGGGGGACCAAGGCGGCGCACTGGCGCTGAGCTGGATGCCGTCGACTGCGACGGATGTCACGGCGCAACGGGTGTACCGGAGCTTGACCAATGGCGGGCCGTACACGCTGGTCACGAGCTTCGCGAACAACACGACCAATGCCTACACTGACACGGGGCTGGCCAACGGGACCCCGTATTACTACGTGGTGCGGGCGTACGATGGGACGCAGGAATCCTCGAACAGCACGCAATCGTCGGCCGCTCCGGTGGACAACCTCGCCCCTGCGGCGCCGATGGCCGTCTCGGCGGTGGATCGGCCGGCGGACAACGGCGGGGCGATCGACCTGAGCTGGACCCCGTCCACCTCGATCGACGTGACGCAGCAGCGCGTGTATCGCTCGCTGACGAGCGGCGGGCCCTACACCTTGATTACGACGATCGGGAATAACACCACCGGCGCCTACACCGACCTCGGTCTGAGCAACGGCACGACCTACTACTATGTGGTGCGGGCGTTCGATGCGACCCAGGAGTCGGCCAACTCCAATCAAACGTCGGCCATACCGGCGGACAACGCCGCGGCGGCTCCACCGACCGGTCTCAGCGCGGCGGATGTAGCCGGGGATCAAGGCGGGGCGCTGGCGTTGAGCTGGACGCCGTCGACCGATCTGGACGTCACGGCACAGCGGGTCTACCGCAGCCTGACCGCGGGCGGGCCGTACAGCCTGGTGACGAACTTCGCCAACAACACGACCGCCGCCTACACCGATACCGGGCTGACGAACGGCACCACGTACTACTACGTGGTGCGGGCCTTCGACGGCACGCAGGAGTCCGCAAACTCCAATGAAGCGTCGGCCGTGCCGGTGGACAACTTCGCTCCTGCGGCTCCCACGGCGCTCAGCGCGACCGACGTGGCGGCCGACCAGGGTGGGGCGCTTGCCCTCAGTTGGACGCCGTCGACCGACCTTGACGTCATCGCGCAGCGGGTCTATCGCAGCACGACCACGGGCGGGCCGTACACGTTGGTCACGAGCGTGGCCGACAACACCACCGCGGCCTACACCGACACGGGGCTGGCCAACGGGACCCCGTATTACTACGTGGTGCGCGCGTTCGACGGGACGCAAGAATCCGCCGACTCCACCGAGGCCTCGGCCGCGCCCGTCGACAACACCGCGCTGGCTGCCCCCACGGCGCTGAGCGCGGCCGATGTGACGGGAGACAATGGCGGCGCGCTCGCGCTGAACTGGACGCCCTCGACGTCCACGGACGTGACGGCGCAGCGTGTGTATCGGTCCACGACCGCGGGCGGGCCGTACACGCTGGTCACGAGCTTCGCGAACAACACGACGGGGGCGTACACCGACACCGGTCTGACGAACGGGGCCACGTACTACTACGTGGTACGCGCGTTTAACGGGACGCTGGAGTCCGCGAACTCGAATGAGGCATCGGCGGCGCCCGTCGACAACACGGCGCCGGCCGCGCCAACCGGGGTCAGCGCCGCGGATACCCCGTCGGACACCGGCGGCGCAATCACCGTGACCTGGATGCCTTCTTCCTCGACCGACGTGACGTCCCAGCGCGTCTATCGGAGCACGACGTCGGGTGGGCCGTACAGCCTCGTCACAAGCTTCGCGAACAATACGACCAATACCCATACCGACACGGGGCTGACGAATGGGACCACCTATTCCTTCGTGGTCCGCGCATTCGACGGCACGCAGGAATCGGCCAACAGCAACGAAGCCTCGGCCGTGCCGCTCGACAACTCCGTGGCGGACGCTCCCACCGGGCTCAGCGCGGCGGACACGCCGTCGGACAACGGCGGGGCGATCAATCTCGCGTGGACGCCCTCGATTTCGGCGGGTGTGACCGAGCAGCGGATCTACCGCTC from Nitrospirota bacterium includes the following:
- a CDS encoding fibronectin type III domain-containing protein: MRASARLLLSLLGALVGLTVPASAQTLNIYTVAGGGAGDGRPASEIALNAASGVAVDGVGNLYIADQINHRIRKMDAGTGVVWTIAGTGRMGFAGDGGPASAAQLNSPFGVAVDANGHVYVSDRGNHRLRRIDAVTGRIATVVGTGAAGLGGDGGPASAAVLNGPSGLAVDAAGALYVADTNNHRIRKVAGGVISTVAGGGTAGLGDGGAATAAQLAAPQGVSVEASGTLYIADTNNHRVRRVAGGVISTVAGSGSAGFSGDGGAATAAQLASPSGVAVASGELYIADTSNHRIRKVAGGVISTAAGGGLTLGDGGPASAAKLASPLGVFTRGRTLYIVDTNQTRIRTVDLDSGVITTVAGSGRPYFAGDGGPALLAGLNSPGGIAFDPAGHLYVADRANHQIRKVDAGTGVISTVVGTGTAGFSGDGGPATAANVNTPYDLVVDSAGTLYFTDQGNHRIRKVSAGSGVISTIAGTGSAGLSGDGGDAALAKLYRPAGLTIDASANLYVADSVNSRIRKIDATTGVITTVAGSTPAGVAGGFSGDGGPATLAELNRPLGVSINLLGDLFIADTTNNRIRRVDATGVISTVAGGGSPYLDDGSPATSVALTGPPDVVADPSGAGYYIADPGSFRVRRVGSDGLISTVAGTREQSGFAGDGGPATVALLNGPYGVGLDAAGTVYLSDSLNNRVRQVTAANQAPSFFVHEDVTVEAGSVRGGQVLATGPETADAVVLSAAGLPGFAVLTDHGDGTGVVTIAPPAGATGTYSAIVLSASDGVTAAAAPMTITVTAANQPPDGVIDAPSGDVTIAAGQSVTFAATGSDPDNSVPLAYRWTFGGGAADQSVEDPGAVVFPTPGTYTVTFTVTDALGLADPTPAARVITVQSAPPAAPTALSALDQTADNGGAIVLAWTPSTSAGVTEQRIYRSLTSGGSYSLVTSLAGNTANSYTHTGLTNGATYYYVVRAFNGTIESGDSNQASAAPVDNLAPAAPTGVSAADAAGDQGGALALSWMPSTATDVTAQRVYRSLTNGGPYTLVTSFANNTTNAYTDTGLANGTPYYYVVRAYDGTQESSNSTQSSAAPVDNLAPAAPMAVSAVDRPADNGGAIDLSWTPSTSIDVTQQRVYRSLTSGGPYTLITTIGNNTTGAYTDLGLSNGTTYYYVVRAFDATQESANSNQTSAIPADNAAAAPPTGLSAADVAGDQGGALALSWTPSTDLDVTAQRVYRSLTAGGPYSLVTNFANNTTAAYTDTGLTNGTTYYYVVRAFDGTQESANSNEASAVPVDNFAPAAPTALSATDVAADQGGALALSWTPSTDLDVIAQRVYRSTTTGGPYTLVTSVADNTTAAYTDTGLANGTPYYYVVRAFDGTQESADSTEASAAPVDNTALAAPTALSAADVTGDNGGALALNWTPSTSTDVTAQRVYRSTTAGGPYTLVTSFANNTTGAYTDTGLTNGATYYYVVRAFNGTLESANSNEASAAPVDNTAPAAPTGVSAADTPSDTGGAITVTWMPSSSTDVTSQRVYRSTTSGGPYSLVTSFANNTTNTHTDTGLTNGTTYSFVVRAFDGTQESANSNEASAVPLDNSVADAPTGLSAADTPSDNGGAINLAWTPSISAGVTEQRIYRSLTPGGPYSLVTSLAGNTASSYTHTGLTNGATYYYVVRAFNGTIESSDSNQASAAPVDNLAPAAPTGVNAVDTPADNGGAINLAWTPSTDLDVIAQRVYRSTTTGGPYTLVTSVADNTTAAYTDTGLANGTPYYYVVRAFDGTQESANSNQAAAAPLDNQGSNGETDTVPPVTTARPASGAYAADQPVTLVCADSQTGCAATYYTTDGTMPTTLSLPYSGPIPLGTNTIVRFFSRDHAGNTETVQTETYTVVRTLMVSKAGSGGGTVASTPTGIRCGGDCNDLYADGQSVTLTAEADAGSIFTGWSGMCSGTGTCILVMTTDRLVTATFTMLPTVKTGTVARVSATSATLTGMANAHGGAGSTWFEYGVTSGYGNSTSKDPLPVGGSDVTLMSEITSLSPGTSYRYRVCAQVSGQSVCGSDTLFTTRSSALGADGDISSVIAVSAARVDGYDLIALGLAFGADASMPNWNPLADLNGDGVVDGKDLTILAINFGRVQQ